In a genomic window of Streptomyces sp. NBC_01231:
- a CDS encoding glycoside hydrolase family 43 protein, with protein sequence MSRTSDLPGTPDTADTPDAPGASGVPSRRLLLKGALAAGALTAAAPGIAHATPAPKAAPYVNPLVRNRADPHIHRHADGFYYFTATVPEYDRIILRRSRTLNGLATAAESVIWTKHATGPMGAHIWAPEIHRIGGKWYIYFASAPAESVWDIRIWVLENASRDPFKGTWVERGQIKTAWETFSLDATTFTHRGTRYLAWAQHEPDMGNNTALWLSEMANPWTLTGPQIRLSTPEYDWETIGYKVNEGPSVIARNGRLFMSYSASATDWHYCMGLLTADADSDLMNPASWSKSPTPVFTSNDTTKQYGPGHNCFTVAEDGRSDVLVYHARQYKEIVGDPLNDPNRHTRVQKLGWKRDGTPDFGIPVADTATAASAQPVKGSA encoded by the coding sequence ATGAGCCGCACCAGCGACCTGCCCGGTACACCTGATACCGCCGACACCCCTGATGCCCCTGGGGCCTCCGGCGTCCCCAGCCGCAGACTGCTGCTGAAGGGGGCCCTGGCCGCGGGCGCCCTGACGGCGGCCGCCCCCGGTATCGCCCACGCCACCCCGGCCCCGAAGGCGGCCCCCTACGTGAACCCGCTCGTGCGCAACCGCGCCGACCCGCACATCCACCGTCACGCCGACGGCTTCTACTACTTCACGGCCACCGTCCCCGAGTACGACCGGATCATCCTGCGCCGCTCACGCACCCTGAACGGCCTGGCGACCGCGGCCGAGTCCGTCATCTGGACCAAGCACGCCACCGGACCCATGGGCGCCCACATCTGGGCGCCGGAGATCCACCGCATCGGCGGCAAGTGGTACATCTACTTCGCCTCCGCGCCCGCCGAGAGCGTGTGGGACATCCGCATCTGGGTCCTGGAGAACGCGAGCCGCGACCCCTTCAAGGGGACCTGGGTGGAGCGGGGTCAGATCAAGACGGCCTGGGAGACCTTCTCCCTCGACGCCACCACCTTCACCCACCGCGGCACCCGCTACCTCGCCTGGGCCCAGCACGAGCCCGACATGGGCAACAACACCGCCCTGTGGCTGTCGGAGATGGCGAACCCATGGACCCTGACGGGCCCTCAAATACGCCTGTCCACGCCCGAGTACGACTGGGAGACCATCGGCTACAAGGTCAACGAGGGCCCCTCGGTCATCGCCCGCAACGGCCGCCTGTTCATGTCGTACTCCGCCAGCGCCACCGACTGGCACTACTGCATGGGCCTGCTGACCGCCGACGCCGACAGCGACCTGATGAACCCGGCGAGCTGGTCCAAGTCGCCCACACCGGTCTTCACCAGCAACGACACCACCAAGCAGTACGGCCCCGGCCACAACTGCTTCACGGTCGCCGAGGACGGGCGCAGTGACGTCCTCGTCTACCACGCCCGCCAGTACAAGGAGATCGTCGGCGACCCGCTGAACGACCCCAACCGCCACACCCGCGTCCAGAAGCTGGGCTGGAAGCGCGACGGCACCCCGGACTTCGGGATCCCCGTGGCGGACACGGCAACGGCCGCCTCCGCACAACCAGTCAAGGGAAGTGCGTGA
- a CDS encoding rhamnogalacturonan acetylesterase, with the protein MRRFNLAVLAALTLSAGLTAVPAQAHAGQRPLGIENCTATACHFDVAPGTYDVTVLLGGTAGSSTTVSGETRRALLPETPVPAGERAARSFTVNVRTPEGEPTGPAGTAGLDLTLGGSAPALAGIRVTPARHARQIFLVGDSTVCDQPADPYTGWGQQLPQYLGKGLSVANYADSGESTVTYLGNPLLWATVQPQIRRGDLVLVQLAHNDKTTDEATYRANLETLVAGVREKGGTPVLVTPIVRRWFNGDGTLNNDTALLVNGLGVNHPEVVRSVAAAENVPLIDLTARTKAVVESLGVEGSKALYLYNEKRDNTHTSTHGATVYAGLVRDALVAQHLVPKRLIRVG; encoded by the coding sequence ATGAGACGTTTCAACCTCGCCGTACTGGCGGCGCTGACACTGAGCGCCGGCCTGACCGCCGTACCGGCCCAGGCGCATGCCGGTCAGCGCCCCCTGGGCATCGAGAACTGCACCGCCACCGCCTGCCACTTCGACGTCGCACCCGGCACCTACGACGTCACGGTCCTCCTCGGCGGCACCGCCGGGTCGAGCACGACCGTCAGCGGTGAGACCCGGCGGGCGCTGCTCCCCGAGACCCCGGTGCCCGCCGGCGAGCGGGCCGCCCGCAGCTTCACCGTGAACGTCCGCACCCCCGAGGGCGAGCCGACCGGCCCCGCGGGCACCGCCGGCCTCGACCTCACGCTCGGCGGTTCGGCGCCTGCCCTCGCCGGCATCCGCGTCACCCCGGCCCGGCACGCCCGCCAGATCTTCCTGGTCGGCGACTCCACGGTCTGCGACCAGCCCGCCGACCCCTACACCGGCTGGGGCCAGCAGCTGCCGCAGTACCTCGGCAAGGGCCTGTCCGTCGCCAACTACGCGGACTCCGGCGAGAGTACGGTGACGTATCTGGGGAACCCCCTGCTGTGGGCCACCGTCCAACCGCAGATCCGGCGCGGTGACCTGGTCCTCGTCCAGCTCGCCCACAACGACAAGACCACCGACGAGGCGACCTACCGGGCGAACCTGGAGACGCTGGTGGCGGGCGTACGGGAGAAGGGCGGCACGCCCGTCCTCGTCACCCCGATCGTGCGCCGCTGGTTCAACGGCGACGGCACGCTGAACAACGACACCGCCCTCCTGGTCAACGGCCTCGGCGTGAACCATCCTGAGGTGGTCCGCTCGGTCGCCGCCGCCGAGAACGTGCCGCTGATCGACCTGACGGCGAGGACGAAGGCGGTCGTGGAGTCCCTGGGCGTCGAGGGCTCCAAGGCGCTGTACCTCTACAACGAGAAACGGGACAACACCCACACCTCCACCCATGGCGCCACGGTCTACGCGGGCCTGGTCCGCGACGCACTCGTCGCGCAGCACCTGGTGCCGAAGCGCCTGATACGGGTGGGATGA
- the mmuM gene encoding homocysteine S-methyltransferase: MTSDASSSLSAALASGTVVLDGGMSNQLESAGHDLSDELWSARLLAERPDAITEAHLGYFLAGADVAITASYQATFEGFAKRGIERGRAAELMGLSVASAREAAVRAKAKGVTRPLWVAASVGPYGAMLADGSEYRGRYGLSVAELEAFHRPRVEVLAAAGPDVLALETVPDAEEGEALLRAVRGLGVPAWLSYSVSGDRTRAGQPLEEAFALAADADEVIAVGVNCSVPQDVDGAIETAARVTGKPVVVYPNSGETWDAEARGWTGDSTFTPQEVRGWRESGARLIGGCCRVGPGAIASIAEALRPA, encoded by the coding sequence ATGACCAGCGACGCCTCTTCCTCCCTCTCCGCGGCCCTCGCCTCCGGGACGGTCGTCCTCGACGGCGGCATGTCCAACCAACTGGAGTCCGCCGGGCACGATCTGAGCGACGAGCTGTGGTCGGCACGGCTGCTCGCCGAGCGGCCCGACGCGATCACCGAGGCGCACCTCGGGTACTTCCTGGCGGGAGCGGACGTCGCGATCACGGCCAGCTACCAGGCCACCTTCGAGGGCTTCGCCAAGCGCGGGATCGAGCGAGGGCGGGCGGCCGAACTCATGGGTCTGAGCGTGGCGTCGGCGCGCGAGGCGGCGGTGAGGGCGAAGGCGAAGGGCGTGACCCGGCCGCTGTGGGTGGCCGCCTCGGTCGGCCCGTACGGCGCGATGCTCGCCGACGGCTCCGAGTACCGGGGCCGGTACGGGCTGAGCGTCGCCGAGTTGGAGGCCTTCCACCGGCCCCGCGTCGAGGTGCTGGCCGCCGCCGGCCCCGACGTCCTCGCGCTGGAGACGGTTCCGGACGCCGAGGAGGGCGAGGCGCTGCTGCGGGCGGTGCGCGGGCTCGGTGTGCCGGCCTGGCTGTCGTACTCCGTCTCCGGCGACCGCACCCGCGCCGGGCAGCCGCTGGAGGAGGCGTTCGCCCTGGCCGCCGACGCGGACGAGGTGATCGCCGTCGGTGTGAACTGCTCTGTCCCGCAGGACGTGGACGGTGCGATCGAGACCGCCGCCCGGGTCACCGGCAAGCCGGTCGTGGTCTACCCCAACAGCGGCGAGACCTGGGACGCCGAGGCCCGCGGCTGGACGGGCGACTCCACCTTCACCCCGCAGGAGGTCAGGGGCTGGCGGGAGTCGGGCGCCCGGCTGATCGGCGGCTGCTGCCGCGTGGGACCGGGAGCGATCGCGTCGATCGCGGAGGCGTTGCGGCCCGCGTGA
- a CDS encoding polysaccharide lyase family protein has translation MSGSANRPVRRRAFVLGTLGSTVAAGSAALAGPLAASASAAAFGYTDDGSNYVVDTGANLVFKVSKTNGDLTSLVYRGVEYQGYGGMNSHIESGLGASTVSVKQSGSTILISVTYGTLKHYYAARSGENNVYLWTNKADTSVSATRYILRVKKGLFLNDEPDSYTYTNSTIEASDVFAKSDGQTRSKHYSKRRVMDYDYIGWAAGGVGLWIVRSNHEKASGGPFYRSLLRHQSADGGGLYEILYYGQNQTEDQRFGLQGPYVIAFTDGGAPSSSLYPGTLTTSWADSLGISGYIGASGRGRVAGVGITGRDTAYPYTVSLANSAAQYWGSARASDGYFSVPGVLPGTYTLTVFKGELAMYTTSVAVTAGGTTTLNSIAIPSSNDPSKASAIWRINDWNGTPGGFKNADLMTYAHPSDVRAAAWTGNVVIGSGSETSAFPCYLWKDVNSGLLVYFKLTAAQAAAAHTLRIGVTTAYANGRPQVAVNDTWTSAIPSPPTQPNTRSLTNGSYRGNNHTFTYSVPASAWLTDTGQYNVLKINVVSGSGTTGFLSAGTAIDAIDLLP, from the coding sequence ATGTCCGGATCCGCGAACAGACCGGTCCGACGCCGCGCCTTCGTGCTCGGCACCCTCGGCAGTACCGTCGCGGCCGGATCGGCCGCCCTCGCCGGACCGCTCGCCGCGAGCGCGTCCGCCGCGGCCTTCGGCTACACCGACGACGGCTCGAACTACGTCGTCGACACCGGCGCCAACCTCGTCTTCAAGGTCAGCAAGACCAACGGCGACCTGACCTCTCTCGTCTACCGGGGCGTGGAGTACCAGGGCTACGGCGGCATGAACTCGCACATCGAGTCCGGCCTCGGCGCCTCCACCGTCAGCGTCAAGCAGTCCGGTTCGACGATCCTGATCTCGGTCACGTACGGCACGTTGAAGCACTACTACGCGGCCCGCAGCGGCGAGAACAACGTCTATCTGTGGACCAACAAGGCGGACACCTCCGTCTCCGCGACCCGCTACATCCTGCGTGTGAAGAAGGGTCTGTTCCTCAACGACGAGCCCGACTCCTACACGTACACGAACAGCACCATCGAGGCCTCGGACGTGTTCGCGAAGTCCGACGGCCAGACCCGCTCCAAGCACTACTCGAAGCGGCGGGTGATGGACTACGACTACATCGGCTGGGCCGCCGGCGGCGTCGGCCTGTGGATCGTGCGCAGCAACCACGAGAAGGCCTCCGGCGGCCCGTTCTACCGCTCGCTGCTGCGTCACCAGAGCGCGGACGGCGGCGGACTGTACGAGATCCTGTACTACGGCCAGAACCAGACCGAGGACCAGCGCTTCGGCCTCCAGGGTCCGTACGTCATCGCCTTCACGGACGGCGGTGCTCCCTCCTCCTCGCTGTATCCGGGCACTCTGACCACCTCCTGGGCGGACTCGCTCGGCATCTCCGGGTACATAGGCGCGAGCGGCCGGGGCCGGGTCGCGGGCGTCGGGATCACCGGGCGGGACACGGCGTACCCGTACACGGTCTCTCTCGCCAACTCGGCGGCGCAGTACTGGGGTTCGGCCCGCGCCTCGGACGGCTACTTCTCCGTGCCGGGCGTCCTGCCGGGGACGTACACGCTCACCGTCTTCAAGGGCGAACTCGCCATGTACACCACGTCGGTGGCGGTCACCGCAGGCGGCACGACGACGCTCAACTCGATCGCGATCCCGTCCTCGAACGACCCCTCCAAGGCGAGCGCGATCTGGCGGATCAACGACTGGAACGGCACGCCGGGCGGCTTCAAGAACGCCGACCTGATGACGTACGCGCACCCCTCCGACGTCCGGGCCGCCGCCTGGACCGGCAACGTGGTGATCGGCAGCGGCAGCGAGACCTCGGCCTTCCCCTGCTACCTCTGGAAGGACGTCAACAGCGGTCTGCTCGTCTACTTCAAGCTGACCGCCGCCCAGGCCGCCGCCGCGCACACCCTGCGGATCGGCGTGACGACGGCCTACGCCAACGGCCGTCCGCAGGTCGCCGTCAACGACACCTGGACGTCGGCCATCCCGTCGCCGCCCACCCAGCCGAACACCCGGTCGCTGACCAACGGGTCCTACCGGGGGAACAACCACACGTTCACCTACAGCGTTCCGGCGAGTGCCTGGCTCACCGACACCGGCCAGTACAACGTGCTGAAGATCAACGTGGTGAGCGGTTCGGGGACGACCGGCTTCCTCAGCGCGGGGACGGCGATCGACGCGATCGATCTGCTGCCCTGA
- a CDS encoding autotransporter, with the protein MHSHIHRTAAAVGALAAVAVIVTVPPAAAAGARDVSADVLADRDVTLTGDTVVTVPSGTTTYDGVFRGEGTLTVRGGGTLVLTRDSDFTLPKSRQRQRVSIPGGNHPYVTTAAPDPPAITVERGATLQYGNGGTAGLIGHFPYDTPAFRLNQDNIRVDGTLRLSLRSAYNLGTITGSGLITQPRFLWGTWDLSGTHAFSGVIDNGTQVNAGRPEFATSLPNVRKVLNQGTWTVDTPLGRTVTMGMDFYQREYGSDINIQSRPGSKVVLTGQYSWADQGGDTDPSLSDPALNWTPARKNVNKRGTNIKGANVQWGDGTTHRIFMPGTAETVYINLLAARSRSQLTFDYNGPVTLGAPIGGGRFHDTLSAPGAGDIVIAGTRGNDVTFAADQYYDGSTTVEKGAVLRLGSAQGDGSLLTGTARRRVVNDGTLVVHNARTAVALSHVGGSGALVQSGAATTTLTGTAVTYTGRTTVTKGTLALRKGATLAHSEAIRLTSSGARLDTGTAGLRVTTTLTGKGTVQGAVTNEGVVAGGITVSGGYTQRAEGELVLRDEPLTVAGAVRLGGELDLSAAGTDPARVVSEPTRETSGPARGTSDPAREITVLDHEGRSKIAGAFRGLSEGTKVRLADTTYRITYQGGDGNDVVLSAVAATATPSGRGAVASGGIPAAEPRTANTASGGLGWWPYVLAVGLLLGLVLPTTLRRRGGRREGGRHAAHD; encoded by the coding sequence GTGCACAGCCATATCCACAGGACAGCAGCGGCCGTCGGCGCCCTCGCGGCGGTGGCCGTGATCGTCACCGTTCCCCCGGCGGCAGCGGCCGGCGCCCGCGACGTCAGCGCCGACGTGCTCGCGGACCGGGACGTGACGCTCACCGGCGACACGGTCGTCACCGTGCCGTCGGGGACGACGACGTACGACGGTGTGTTCCGCGGCGAGGGCACGCTCACCGTGCGCGGCGGCGGGACCCTCGTCCTCACCCGGGACAGCGACTTCACACTGCCGAAGTCCCGGCAGCGGCAACGCGTGTCGATACCGGGCGGCAACCACCCGTACGTCACCACCGCTGCCCCGGACCCACCGGCGATCACGGTCGAACGCGGCGCCACCCTGCAGTACGGCAACGGTGGGACCGCAGGACTGATCGGCCACTTCCCGTACGACACGCCCGCGTTCCGGCTCAACCAGGACAACATCAGGGTCGACGGCACCCTGCGGCTGTCCCTGCGCAGCGCCTACAACCTGGGCACCATCACCGGCTCCGGGCTGATCACCCAGCCGCGGTTCCTCTGGGGCACCTGGGACCTGTCGGGCACCCACGCCTTCTCCGGGGTGATCGACAACGGCACGCAGGTGAACGCCGGCCGGCCCGAGTTCGCGACGTCGCTGCCGAACGTGCGCAAGGTCCTCAACCAGGGCACCTGGACCGTGGACACGCCGCTGGGCCGGACCGTCACCATGGGCATGGACTTCTACCAGCGGGAGTACGGCAGCGACATCAACATCCAGTCGCGGCCGGGCAGCAAGGTCGTTCTCACCGGCCAGTACAGCTGGGCGGACCAGGGCGGCGACACCGACCCCTCCCTGAGCGACCCCGCCCTGAACTGGACGCCCGCGCGCAAGAACGTCAACAAGCGCGGCACCAACATCAAGGGCGCGAACGTCCAGTGGGGCGACGGCACCACACACCGCATCTTCATGCCGGGCACCGCCGAGACCGTCTACATCAACCTGCTGGCGGCACGCTCCCGTTCGCAGCTCACCTTCGACTACAACGGTCCGGTGACGCTGGGCGCCCCCATCGGCGGCGGCAGGTTCCACGACACACTGTCCGCGCCCGGCGCCGGGGACATCGTGATCGCGGGGACCCGCGGGAACGACGTGACCTTCGCGGCAGACCAGTACTACGACGGCTCGACGACCGTGGAGAAAGGGGCGGTCCTGCGGCTCGGGTCGGCGCAGGGTGACGGGTCGCTGCTGACGGGCACCGCACGGCGCCGGGTGGTGAACGACGGGACGCTCGTCGTGCACAACGCCAGGACGGCGGTCGCCCTCTCCCACGTCGGCGGCAGCGGGGCGTTGGTCCAGTCGGGGGCGGCCACCACCACGCTGACCGGGACCGCGGTGACGTACACCGGACGGACGACGGTCACGAAGGGCACACTCGCCCTGCGGAAGGGGGCGACTCTCGCGCACAGCGAGGCGATTCGGCTCACCTCCTCCGGGGCGCGCCTGGACACCGGGACGGCGGGGCTGCGGGTGACGACCACGCTGACGGGCAAGGGCACCGTGCAGGGGGCCGTCACCAACGAGGGCGTCGTCGCGGGCGGGATCACGGTCTCGGGCGGCTACACACAGCGGGCCGAGGGCGAACTGGTCCTGCGGGACGAGCCGTTGACGGTGGCGGGCGCGGTACGGCTGGGCGGGGAGCTGGATCTGTCGGCGGCGGGGACGGATCCGGCGCGTGTGGTCTCGGAACCCACGCGTGAGACATCTGGTCCCGCGCGTGGCACTTCGGATCCCGCGCGTGAGATCACGGTGCTCGACCACGAGGGACGCTCGAAGATCGCGGGGGCGTTCCGTGGACTGAGCGAGGGGACGAAGGTCAGGCTCGCCGACACGACGTACCGGATCACCTACCAGGGAGGGGACGGGAACGACGTGGTGCTCAGCGCCGTTGCCGCGACCGCGACGCCGAGCGGCCGGGGGGCCGTCGCCTCCGGCGGGATCCCGGCCGCCGAGCCGCGCACCGCGAACACCGCGAGCGGCGGGCTCGGCTGGTGGCCGTACGTGCTGGCGGTCGGACTGCTCCTCGGCCTCGTGCTGCCCACGACCCTGCGCAGGAGGGGCGGCCGGCGCGAGGGCGGACGGCATGCGGCGCACGATTGA
- a CDS encoding RICIN domain-containing protein, giving the protein MRRVYAALLALCLALLGALATAGPAQAAPQTVTNGTQFTDTSGNPVHAHGGGVIKVGNYYYWFGENRNADNTFRYVDAYRSTDLKNWEFRNHVLTQSSSSELATANIERPKVMYNASTGKFVMWMHKENGADYSEARAAVAVSSTVDGTYTWQGSFRPLGQHMSRDITVFVDTDGTGYMASAANENYDLQIYRLTADYTGIASLVANPWPGGHREAPALFKRGNVYFMLTSGATGWSPNQQQYATATSLSGPWSAMTNVGDSTAYGSQTAYVLPVQGSSGTSYLYMGDRWGNSFGGIVNDSRYVWLPLTFPSATSMSMSWSPEVTIDTAAGTVGGTSATYNTLIARHSAKCADVTSQSLWSGAQIKQYDCNGGGNQKYWFKSVSSGYYQLMVRGSSLCVQENASTVTQENCNASSTSQQWSVTTTGSYVNLKSRATGECLDVNGASTANAAAIITYTCNGATNQQWTRGT; this is encoded by the coding sequence ATGAGACGTGTGTACGCGGCCCTGCTCGCCCTCTGTCTGGCGTTGCTCGGCGCCCTCGCCACCGCGGGACCGGCCCAGGCCGCGCCCCAGACGGTCACCAACGGCACGCAGTTCACGGACACTTCCGGCAACCCCGTGCACGCCCATGGCGGCGGGGTCATCAAGGTCGGGAACTACTACTACTGGTTCGGCGAGAACCGCAACGCCGACAACACCTTCCGGTACGTGGACGCCTACCGCTCCACCGACCTGAAGAACTGGGAGTTCAGGAATCACGTCCTGACCCAGTCGAGCTCCTCCGAGCTGGCCACCGCCAACATCGAGCGGCCGAAGGTCATGTACAACGCGTCCACCGGCAAGTTCGTGATGTGGATGCACAAGGAGAACGGCGCCGACTACAGCGAGGCCCGCGCCGCAGTCGCCGTGTCGAGCACCGTCGACGGCACCTACACCTGGCAGGGCAGCTTCCGCCCGCTCGGCCAGCACATGTCCCGCGACATCACGGTCTTCGTCGACACCGACGGCACCGGCTACATGGCCTCCGCCGCCAACGAGAACTACGACCTCCAGATCTACCGGCTCACCGCCGACTACACCGGCATCGCGAGCCTGGTCGCCAACCCCTGGCCGGGCGGCCACCGCGAGGCACCGGCGCTGTTCAAGCGGGGCAACGTCTACTTCATGCTCACGTCGGGCGCGACCGGCTGGAGTCCGAACCAGCAGCAGTACGCGACGGCGACCTCACTGTCAGGCCCGTGGTCGGCGATGACCAACGTCGGCGACTCGACCGCCTACGGCTCGCAGACCGCCTACGTCCTCCCCGTGCAGGGCAGTTCGGGCACCTCCTACCTGTACATGGGCGACCGCTGGGGCAACTCCTTCGGCGGGATCGTCAACGACTCCCGGTACGTGTGGCTGCCGCTGACCTTCCCGAGCGCCACCTCGATGTCCATGTCCTGGTCGCCGGAGGTCACCATCGACACGGCCGCGGGCACGGTCGGCGGCACGAGCGCCACGTACAACACACTGATCGCCCGGCACTCCGCCAAGTGCGCCGACGTGACCAGCCAGTCGCTGTGGTCGGGTGCCCAGATCAAGCAGTACGACTGCAACGGCGGCGGCAACCAGAAGTACTGGTTCAAGTCCGTGAGCAGTGGCTACTACCAGCTGATGGTCCGGGGCAGCTCCCTGTGCGTGCAGGAGAACGCGAGCACGGTCACCCAGGAGAACTGCAACGCCTCGTCCACGAGCCAGCAGTGGTCGGTGACCACCACCGGCTCGTACGTGAACCTCAAGTCCCGCGCGACCGGGGAGTGTCTGGACGTGAACGGCGCGTCCACCGCCAACGCCGCCGCGATCATCACGTACACGTGCAACGGAGCGACCAACCAGCAATGGACGCGCGGAACATGA
- a CDS encoding amino acid permease, with translation MTAPKPTDTPHTPDATDATQPEPGGKAAAPRRRTFGLGAATALVMGNIIGGGIFALPATVAPYGGVSLLAFVVLSVGAVLLALLFGKLARRSPVTGGLYVYPRDAFGPFAGFLSAWSYWTMCWVSIAALAVAVVGYVDVLIPLHGNHTLEALVALAALWLPAAANFAGTRWVGTVQVVSTILKFVPLLLVATVGLFFVDADNFGPFNASGDSVPGALAASAALLLYSFLGVESAAVSAGEVRDPERNVGRASVLGTLGSALVYILGIVAVFGLVPHDKLIDSGAPFADAVNAITGGSWGGTAISLVAVASITGCLNGWILMAAQMPYAAARDGLFPAPFAKVGKGGVPGFGVWACVVLGTLLIALNYTAGPDTTFRVLVLITTFTGCVPYLLSAAAQLYWLARGTREQVHPAGLARDLTVAALSFAFSFWLIAGAGYAAVYQGVLFLFAGIPVYVWMRGRRVTEEAPA, from the coding sequence ATGACCGCGCCCAAGCCCACCGACACCCCCCACACCCCCGATGCCACGGATGCCACCCAGCCGGAACCGGGCGGAAAGGCCGCCGCCCCACGCCGCCGCACCTTCGGACTGGGCGCCGCCACCGCCCTCGTGATGGGCAACATCATCGGCGGCGGCATCTTCGCGCTGCCCGCCACCGTCGCCCCCTACGGCGGAGTCAGCCTGCTGGCCTTCGTGGTCCTGTCCGTCGGCGCGGTGCTGCTCGCGCTGCTGTTCGGCAAGCTGGCCCGGCGCAGCCCGGTCACCGGCGGCCTGTACGTGTACCCGCGCGACGCCTTCGGCCCCTTCGCGGGCTTCCTGTCGGCATGGTCGTACTGGACGATGTGCTGGGTCAGCATCGCCGCCCTCGCGGTCGCGGTCGTCGGGTACGTCGACGTCCTGATCCCGCTGCACGGCAACCACACCCTGGAGGCGCTGGTCGCGCTCGCCGCGCTGTGGCTGCCCGCCGCCGCGAACTTCGCCGGCACCCGCTGGGTCGGCACGGTCCAGGTGGTCTCCACGATCCTGAAGTTCGTGCCGCTGCTGCTGGTCGCCACCGTCGGCCTGTTCTTCGTCGACGCCGACAACTTCGGTCCGTTCAACGCCTCCGGCGACAGTGTCCCGGGCGCGCTCGCCGCCTCCGCCGCGCTGCTGCTCTACAGCTTCCTCGGCGTCGAGTCGGCCGCCGTCAGCGCGGGCGAGGTGCGCGACCCCGAGCGCAACGTCGGCCGCGCCAGCGTCCTCGGCACGCTGGGCTCCGCCCTCGTCTACATCCTCGGCATCGTCGCCGTCTTCGGTCTCGTCCCGCACGACAAGCTGATCGACTCCGGCGCCCCCTTCGCCGACGCCGTGAACGCCATCACGGGCGGCAGTTGGGGCGGCACCGCCATCTCCCTGGTCGCCGTCGCCTCGATCACCGGCTGCCTCAACGGCTGGATCCTGATGGCCGCGCAGATGCCGTACGCCGCCGCCCGCGACGGTCTCTTCCCGGCGCCGTTCGCGAAGGTCGGCAAGGGCGGCGTGCCCGGATTCGGCGTGTGGGCCTGCGTGGTCCTCGGCACGCTGCTCATCGCCCTCAACTACACGGCGGGCCCGGACACCACGTTCCGCGTCCTCGTCCTGATCACCACGTTCACGGGCTGCGTGCCGTACCTCCTGTCGGCCGCCGCCCAGCTGTACTGGCTGGCCAGGGGCACCCGCGAACAGGTCCACCCGGCCGGCCTGGCCCGCGACCTGACCGTCGCCGCCCTCTCCTTCGCCTTCTCCTTCTGGCTGATCGCGGGCGCCGGGTACGCGGCCGTGTACCAGGGAGTGCTGTTCCTCTTCGCGGGGATCCCGGTGTACGTGTGGATGCGGGGACGCCGGGTGACCGAGGAGGCCCCCGCCTAG